A window from Enterocloster bolteae encodes these proteins:
- a CDS encoding glycoside hydrolase → MRYAKDKVSDIKIAYIGGGSRGWAWTFMTDLALEEQLSGTINLYDIDFKAAKNNEIIGNLISKREDTLGKWNYRTSTSLEDALTDCDFVVISILPGTFDEMESDVHLPERLGIYQSVGDTAGPGGIIRGLRTIPMFAEIAEAIKAYSPEAWVINYTNPMSLCVKTLYHVFPEIKAFGCCHEVFGTQKVLKGICEACCDEKNIDWHDICVNVLGINHFTWFSSASYKGIDLFPVYDAYIAEHFEDGYHDPDRNWMNSSFNCAHRVKFDLFKRYGLIAAAGDRHLAEFMPGNEYLNDPDTVKKWKFGLTTVNWRKEDLKRRLERSRRLADNEEAVELKPTGEEGILLIKALCGLGRLVSNVNIPNTYGQIPNLSRNAVVETNAVFERDAIRPMIAGDIPESIKELILPHLDNHEYTLQAALKYDEDLVVKAFLNDPLVKGKRCTEEDVKMLAHDMIQNTLKYLPDGWK, encoded by the coding sequence ATGAGGTATGCAAAGGACAAAGTATCAGACATTAAAATTGCTTATATTGGCGGCGGTTCCAGAGGCTGGGCATGGACATTCATGACAGATTTGGCTTTGGAGGAACAACTGTCAGGCACTATAAACCTTTACGATATCGATTTTAAAGCAGCCAAAAATAATGAGATAATTGGAAATTTGATTTCCAAAAGGGAAGATACACTGGGTAAATGGAACTACAGAACCAGTACCAGTCTTGAGGATGCATTGACGGATTGTGATTTTGTGGTGATATCCATTCTTCCGGGAACATTTGATGAAATGGAGTCAGACGTTCATCTTCCGGAACGTCTGGGGATTTATCAATCTGTAGGAGATACGGCTGGTCCTGGAGGAATTATACGTGGTCTGCGTACAATTCCAATGTTTGCTGAAATAGCAGAGGCCATTAAGGCCTACTCACCAGAAGCATGGGTTATCAATTATACAAATCCTATGTCTCTTTGTGTAAAAACATTATATCACGTATTTCCTGAGATAAAGGCATTCGGATGCTGTCATGAGGTCTTTGGCACACAGAAAGTACTGAAAGGAATTTGTGAAGCATGTTGTGATGAGAAGAATATTGACTGGCATGATATTTGTGTTAATGTGCTGGGAATCAATCATTTTACCTGGTTTTCCAGCGCTTCCTATAAAGGCATTGATCTTTTTCCTGTTTATGATGCTTATATTGCAGAACATTTCGAGGACGGATACCATGATCCAGACAGAAATTGGATGAACTCATCTTTTAACTGTGCTCATAGAGTAAAATTCGACCTGTTTAAAAGATATGGCCTTATAGCAGCGGCAGGTGATCGGCATCTGGCCGAATTCATGCCGGGAAACGAATATCTGAATGATCCGGATACAGTGAAAAAGTGGAAATTTGGATTAACAACAGTGAATTGGAGAAAAGAAGACTTAAAGAGAAGATTGGAGAGAAGCCGCCGTCTGGCTGATAATGAGGAGGCTGTTGAGTTAAAACCAACCGGAGAGGAAGGAATTCTTTTGATAAAAGCATTATGCGGATTAGGCAGATTGGTCAGCAATGTGAATATTCCTAATACATATGGACAGATACCGAATCTATCCAGAAATGCAGTAGTGGAGACGAATGCAGTATTTGAACGGGATGCAATTCGGCCTATGATAGCCGGAGATATTCCTGAAAGTATTAAAGAACTCATTCTCCCGCATCTGGATAATCATGAATATACGCTTCAGGCGGCATTGAAGTATGATGAGGATTTGGTGGTGAAGGCATTCTTGAATGATCCTTTGGTAAAGGGGAAAAGATGCACAGAGGAAGATGTGAAGATGTTAGCGCATGATATGATACAGAATACTTTGAAATATTTGCCGGATGGCTGGAAGTAG
- a CDS encoding carbohydrate ABC transporter permease: MKNKRTIGITIYHILVCIGGLIMVYPLIWMLMSSFKETNTIFATAKELLPEKATLVNYVNGWKGFAGSTFGRFFANSAIISVLSTVGAVASSAIVGYGFARCRFKGKKLLFTCMMVSMMLPFQVMMIPQFIWFKKLGWVGTYLPLIAPYFFGQGFFIFLIMQFIEGIPRELDEAAKIDGCSYYGVFRQIILPLIIPALITSGIFSFIWRWDDFMSPLLYINKTTMYPISYALKLFCDPSSTSDYGAMFAMATLSLLPAVIIFITLQKYLVEGIATSGIKG; this comes from the coding sequence ATGAAAAATAAAAGAACAATAGGGATTACAATTTATCACATTCTGGTCTGCATTGGCGGTCTGATAATGGTGTATCCACTAATATGGATGCTTATGAGCTCATTTAAAGAAACCAATACTATATTTGCTACAGCAAAAGAACTGTTGCCTGAGAAGGCGACTCTGGTCAATTATGTGAATGGGTGGAAGGGATTTGCCGGTAGCACCTTTGGCCGTTTTTTCGCTAATTCCGCCATCATTTCCGTGCTTTCAACCGTGGGAGCAGTTGCCTCATCTGCAATTGTAGGGTATGGATTTGCCAGATGCAGATTCAAAGGGAAGAAGCTGCTGTTTACATGCATGATGGTTTCAATGATGCTGCCTTTTCAGGTTATGATGATACCGCAGTTTATTTGGTTTAAAAAGCTAGGATGGGTAGGTACATATTTACCATTAATTGCGCCTTACTTTTTTGGACAAGGTTTCTTTATCTTCCTGATTATGCAGTTTATCGAGGGAATACCAAGAGAATTAGATGAGGCGGCGAAAATAGATGGCTGCTCATATTACGGTGTTTTCCGTCAGATAATTCTTCCTTTAATTATTCCTGCCCTTATTACATCGGGAATTTTTTCCTTTATTTGGAGATGGGATGATTTTATGAGTCCATTGCTCTATATCAACAAGACAACCATGTACCCAATTAGCTACGCTTTGAAATTATTCTGCGATCCAAGCTCTACATCGGACTATGGTGCAATGTTTGCTATGGCAACACTATCCCTGCTGCCGGCAGTCATTATTTTCATCACACTGCAGAAATATTTGGTAGAGGGCATTGCCACATCAGGAATTAAGGGGTAA
- a CDS encoding carbohydrate ABC transporter permease — translation MKENKLTLRQWFNKESVAGSICTLPFAVGFLCFTLVPICMSLYYSLTDYNILSQPKFIGLANYIEMFTTDKTYIKSLFVTIFYTFISVPMRLVFALAVAVILVRNTRMTPIYRAVYYLPSIIGGSVAVSILWKRIFATDGVINALLAAVGIDTQFAWLGNTKTAIWTLILLAVWQFGSSMLIFLSALKQIPNSLYESARVDGASRPYIFWKITLPMLTPTIFFNLIMQMISGFLAFSQCYIITQGKPMNSTLFYTVYMYQQSFEFYRMGYGAAMAWVMLFIVGTVTVILFKTKKKWVFSEGE, via the coding sequence ATGAAGGAAAACAAATTGACACTGAGGCAGTGGTTTAATAAGGAAAGTGTGGCAGGGAGTATCTGCACATTGCCTTTTGCGGTCGGATTCTTGTGTTTTACGCTGGTTCCCATATGCATGTCTCTTTATTATTCTTTGACTGACTATAATATTCTATCCCAGCCCAAATTTATTGGACTTGCCAATTATATTGAAATGTTTACAACAGATAAAACGTACATTAAATCATTATTTGTTACTATTTTTTATACATTTATATCTGTCCCTATGAGGCTGGTATTTGCCTTAGCAGTGGCTGTCATCCTGGTTAGAAATACCAGGATGACCCCTATTTATAGGGCGGTTTATTATCTGCCGTCTATCATCGGCGGTTCTGTGGCAGTATCTATCCTATGGAAACGTATTTTTGCTACGGATGGTGTGATTAATGCTCTGTTGGCTGCCGTTGGCATTGATACTCAATTCGCATGGCTGGGCAATACTAAAACTGCAATATGGACCTTGATTTTGTTGGCAGTCTGGCAGTTTGGTTCCTCTATGCTTATCTTTTTGTCTGCACTAAAACAGATACCAAATTCTTTGTATGAAAGTGCGCGGGTGGATGGAGCATCCAGGCCATATATATTCTGGAAGATAACGCTGCCCATGCTGACTCCTACCATATTTTTCAATCTTATCATGCAGATGATTAGCGGTTTTCTTGCTTTTTCCCAGTGCTATATCATTACCCAGGGAAAGCCCATGAATTCCACTTTGTTCTATACCGTTTATATGTATCAACAGTCCTTTGAGTTTTATAGGATGGGATACGGAGCCGCTATGGCCTGGGTCATGCTGTTTATTGTAGGTACGGTTACAGTAATCTTATTCAAGACAAAAAAGAAGTGGGTATTCAGCGAAGGAGAATGA
- a CDS encoding ABC transporter substrate-binding protein, protein MLKRNLAIGMAIVLSAGSLFGCGSSESNGGNTSAADTPAVTENAADASGDMVLRFSWWGNQVRNEKTDKVLKMYSEDNPGISFQEEINEFSSYWDRLAAQSAGNDLPDIIQMDYRYIDQYVSNGLLLDLTPYVENGLLDLSNLADSTVDSGKIGGKLYGICNGLNAPMMIYNKTITDNAGIEIGDEITLDHYIEYSKLIYEKTGTPTNIAYGAGTKYLQYYMRDRGEKLYNNQGGLGGQESTFADFFRLYENAIKEGWHTDPAAFVEISTTSIEEDAIHSGKSWSTIVWSNQYAAAMNSKPEEYEYAVCTWPANNIKQADYTKPSQFFSVSSNSKNPEEAVKVINYLTNSKECNDVLLGERGVPASSVIAEAITPKLGQDEQLVIEFVTKVSENCSALDPADPVGSGEITNLIDSLTEEVCYGSKTADEAAAEFYEKGNAILLKGYSGQ, encoded by the coding sequence ATGTTAAAGAGAAATCTTGCAATTGGAATGGCTATCGTGTTAAGTGCAGGAAGTTTATTTGGATGCGGCAGTTCAGAAAGCAATGGGGGAAACACTTCTGCAGCGGATACACCGGCGGTTACAGAGAATGCAGCTGATGCCTCAGGAGACATGGTATTACGGTTTTCCTGGTGGGGAAACCAGGTAAGGAATGAAAAGACGGATAAGGTTCTTAAAATGTATTCAGAAGATAACCCAGGAATAAGCTTTCAGGAGGAAATTAATGAATTCAGTTCTTACTGGGATCGATTGGCAGCTCAGTCAGCAGGTAACGATTTGCCTGATATCATACAGATGGACTATCGTTACATTGACCAATATGTATCTAACGGCCTGCTTTTGGACTTAACTCCCTATGTGGAGAATGGTTTGCTGGACCTGTCAAACTTAGCAGATTCAACGGTGGATTCAGGAAAAATTGGTGGAAAGCTGTATGGAATTTGTAATGGATTGAATGCTCCAATGATGATTTACAATAAAACTATAACAGACAATGCCGGGATTGAGATTGGCGATGAAATCACGCTGGATCATTATATTGAGTATTCAAAACTGATATATGAAAAAACGGGTACCCCTACTAATATTGCATATGGTGCAGGTACAAAATATTTACAGTATTATATGAGAGACAGGGGCGAAAAACTCTACAATAACCAAGGAGGATTGGGGGGACAGGAAAGCACCTTCGCTGACTTCTTCCGACTTTATGAAAATGCAATCAAAGAGGGATGGCACACGGACCCGGCGGCATTTGTGGAAATATCAACAACTTCCATTGAAGAGGATGCGATTCACAGCGGTAAGTCATGGTCTACTATCGTATGGTCAAACCAGTATGCCGCAGCTATGAATTCCAAACCGGAAGAATATGAGTATGCAGTGTGTACTTGGCCAGCCAACAATATAAAACAGGCAGATTATACAAAACCAAGCCAGTTCTTTTCCGTATCCAGTAATAGCAAAAATCCGGAAGAAGCAGTAAAGGTAATTAATTATCTGACTAATTCCAAGGAATGTAACGATGTATTGTTAGGTGAGAGAGGTGTTCCGGCGTCCTCTGTTATAGCAGAGGCTATTACACCAAAGTTGGGACAGGATGAACAGTTGGTGATTGAATTTGTAACAAAAGTATCAGAGAACTGTTCCGCTCTTGACCCTGCAGACCCGGTGGGCTCGGGAGAAATTACAAACCTGATTGATAGTTTGACAGAGGAGGTCTGCTATGGCAGCAAGACTGCTGATGAAGCAGCAGCAGAGTTCTACGAAAAGGGAAATGCAATCCTTCTAAAAGGGTATTCTGGACAATAA
- a CDS encoding histidine kinase has translation MYKKLHNWLIDTSLKTKLLLFNCLITLFIGISSFLAVNIFMKYNEELLYNTTASVLTFFSSEIGNSFDSMTTSSSVLIADNTIQGSLYDLKYSPSSLKTAVSYRSLYNSILSYSYTIPHVESICLYTPTSTIWSNNHQSSLSVSQLEYIKEYTDEQKGSPCFLVLDKYNNQLVLARQIRRIAGTNLEPLGTLVIFINTESLIKASTTHNTFDDCSYILSADAKTVYRSDAPTPENTFDILNDSYKVIPFKGHFYFVLKSMIPGYGWEFECWMNYDKTHGSILMGHMLFLLALACCIILSLLASGVLSQNISKHIFALVKKMKTFDSESDVIPQTNYDYSTRKDEIGIVHRNFDAMAREQQRLIRDNYQAEMLMKNAQLKALEQQINPHFLYNTLESINWLAKSKHETEISKIVESLGNLLHATLDSRSRMIPLEHELELIHNYITIQEFRFGDRLKFHLSIEQELSHIPIPKLSIQPLVENAIKYALEEIADECNIYITILHTEQLIYIYVKNDGSQFELGLLEKLRANPKNSRGFGIGLINIDTRIKLTYGENYGLDVYNENNKAVARISIPFIQDEMN, from the coding sequence ATGTATAAAAAGCTGCACAACTGGTTGATAGACACATCATTAAAAACAAAACTGCTCCTTTTTAATTGTCTCATTACCCTTTTTATCGGCATTTCGTCGTTTCTTGCGGTAAATATTTTTATGAAATATAACGAAGAACTGCTATACAATACTACCGCCAGCGTACTGACATTTTTCTCCAGTGAAATAGGTAATTCCTTTGATTCCATGACAACATCTTCTTCCGTACTGATTGCCGACAATACAATTCAGGGTAGCCTATATGACCTCAAATACTCCCCCTCCTCGCTCAAAACAGCGGTATCTTACCGTTCTTTATACAATTCCATACTGAGTTATTCATATACAATTCCCCATGTTGAAAGCATCTGCCTGTATACCCCCACATCAACTATATGGAGCAATAACCATCAGTCCTCCCTTTCTGTTTCTCAGCTGGAATACATAAAGGAATATACGGATGAACAAAAAGGCAGTCCTTGCTTTCTGGTTTTAGATAAGTACAATAATCAACTGGTTCTAGCCCGCCAAATTCGGCGTATAGCTGGTACCAATTTAGAGCCTTTGGGAACGCTGGTTATATTTATTAATACAGAGTCGCTCATCAAAGCCTCAACTACCCATAATACCTTTGATGACTGCTCCTACATACTAAGTGCAGACGCAAAGACTGTGTACCGTTCAGATGCACCTACTCCAGAAAACACATTTGATATTCTGAATGATAGTTATAAAGTCATTCCATTCAAAGGACATTTCTATTTTGTTTTAAAAAGCATGATTCCGGGATATGGATGGGAATTTGAATGTTGGATGAATTATGATAAAACTCATGGTTCTATTTTAATGGGACATATGCTTTTTCTTCTTGCTCTGGCCTGCTGTATCATCCTCAGTCTGCTTGCATCCGGAGTCTTATCGCAGAATATATCAAAACATATTTTCGCATTAGTGAAAAAAATGAAGACTTTTGACAGTGAATCCGATGTTATTCCTCAGACAAATTATGACTATTCGACGCGAAAGGATGAAATTGGGATTGTACACAGAAATTTTGATGCCATGGCCAGAGAACAGCAACGCCTTATTCGAGATAACTATCAGGCTGAAATGTTAATGAAAAATGCCCAATTAAAAGCTCTGGAACAACAAATCAACCCCCACTTTCTCTATAATACATTGGAATCCATCAACTGGCTGGCTAAATCCAAGCATGAAACCGAAATATCAAAGATTGTGGAGTCACTGGGCAACCTGCTTCATGCTACGCTGGACAGCCGTTCCCGTATGATTCCCCTTGAGCATGAGTTGGAACTTATACATAATTACATAACAATCCAGGAGTTCCGTTTCGGAGATCGGCTTAAGTTCCACTTGTCCATTGAGCAGGAGCTCTCCCATATTCCTATTCCCAAACTAAGCATTCAGCCTCTTGTAGAAAATGCCATTAAATACGCGTTGGAGGAGATTGCCGACGAGTGTAATATTTATATTACAATACTGCATACCGAACAATTAATCTATATATATGTGAAAAACGATGGTTCCCAGTTCGAGCTGGGACTTTTAGAAAAATTAAGAGCAAATCCAAAAAACTCCCGCGGATTCGGCATTGGATTAATTAATATCGATACTAGAATCAAATTGACATACGGAGAAAACTATGGACTGGATGTATATAACGAAAACAACAAGGCAGTGGCTCGGATTTCTATTCCTTTTATTCAGGATGAAATGAATTAA
- a CDS encoding response regulator, with amino-acid sequence MLKLVIADDEKIIRETIRNFIDWQSIGIEVVGVCSNGVEAYETILDYYPDIVLTDIKMPGFSGLELVKKIKEIDNNIQFIILSGYDSFEYAKEAMQFGIHHYLLKPCNEHQIIDAINAVKEDCYKQRSFLAMQKQQKDNEKNLAQNVMKNLIFECISSESSMLSLTKNYEQLLDFSYTEYKLYYIFYLEKKHLGDCLEQLSAYFKSNFPSLPVHMIYVKNTLIFFFEDCAPTYTDLNEYIHGFSFKEQSVSIEFKSYSFLNLGALLNSLMPKLKRYEQISLIEHFHSIQFVNHTALFEKTEYFISRIFQDNPDETAAQDLYDLFSSIQDIAFLKALITDIFFRLLTTSHQTFVSSEQINSYIENVNHYKNPQELIHYFSGQLDGIMQSGKKGASSSRDFIFKVISLVDEYLSNPNLSLKWIAENHLYMNVDYLSKQFVKQTGVKFSSYLASKRMEKAKELLLNGNNEKISEIAEQVGCGDNPQYFSQLFKKYAGMTPSAYLKHHAL; translated from the coding sequence ATGTTAAAATTAGTAATTGCAGATGATGAAAAAATCATTCGGGAAACCATACGTAATTTTATTGACTGGCAAAGTATCGGAATTGAGGTTGTAGGTGTATGCTCTAATGGTGTGGAAGCCTACGAAACCATTCTTGACTATTACCCTGATATTGTCCTGACTGATATAAAGATGCCAGGATTCTCAGGTCTTGAATTGGTAAAAAAGATTAAAGAAATTGACAATAATATACAATTTATTATTCTATCAGGCTACGATAGTTTTGAATATGCTAAAGAAGCTATGCAGTTTGGCATACATCATTATCTTCTTAAGCCCTGCAACGAACACCAAATTATTGATGCCATCAATGCAGTCAAAGAAGATTGCTACAAGCAGCGTTCTTTTCTAGCTATGCAAAAACAACAAAAAGACAATGAGAAAAATCTGGCCCAAAATGTTATGAAAAATCTGATTTTCGAGTGCATTTCATCTGAAAGCAGTATGCTTTCTCTAACAAAAAACTATGAGCAGCTACTTGATTTCAGTTATACAGAGTATAAACTCTATTATATTTTTTATCTGGAAAAAAAACATCTTGGAGACTGTCTGGAACAGCTTTCAGCCTATTTTAAAAGCAACTTTCCCAGCCTTCCTGTCCACATGATATATGTTAAAAACACTTTAATTTTTTTCTTTGAGGACTGTGCACCGACCTATACTGATCTGAATGAATATATACATGGCTTCAGTTTTAAGGAGCAATCAGTTTCGATTGAATTCAAATCCTATTCTTTTCTGAATCTGGGTGCGCTTTTGAATTCGCTCATGCCTAAATTGAAACGATACGAACAAATCAGCCTTATTGAACATTTCCATTCCATTCAGTTTGTAAACCATACTGCTTTATTTGAGAAAACTGAGTACTTCATATCCCGCATATTTCAGGATAATCCCGATGAAACCGCTGCGCAGGATTTATATGATCTCTTTTCCTCAATACAGGATATTGCATTTTTAAAAGCATTAATAACAGATATATTCTTTCGCCTGCTGACCACATCACACCAGACTTTTGTCAGCAGTGAACAGATAAATTCCTATATAGAGAACGTGAATCATTATAAAAACCCTCAGGAACTAATACACTACTTTTCTGGGCAGTTAGATGGAATCATGCAGTCAGGGAAAAAAGGTGCTTCCTCCTCTCGTGATTTTATCTTTAAGGTGATTTCTTTAGTGGATGAATATCTCTCCAATCCTAACCTTTCATTAAAATGGATTGCCGAAAACCACCTTTATATGAATGTGGATTACCTAAGCAAACAATTTGTAAAGCAGACAGGTGTGAAGTTCTCCTCCTACCTGGCTTCCAAACGCATGGAAAAAGCAAAAGAGCTGCTTTTAAACGGAAATAATGAAAAAATAAGTGAAATAGCAGAGCAAGTGGGATGCGGAGACAACCCACAATATTTCAGCCAATTATTTAAAAAATATGCAGGTATGACGCCCAGTGCATATTTGAAGCATCATGCATTATAA
- the pyrB gene encoding aspartate carbamoyltransferase — translation MRHLLNPLDFSVEEIDDLLALARDIEQNLPGYAHVCDGKKLATLFYEPSTRTRLSFEAAMLNLGGNVLGFSSANSSSAAKGESVADTIRMISCYADICAMRHPKEGAAFVAAQKAQIPVINAGDGGHQHPTQTLTDLMTIRSMKGRLDNLTVGFCGDLKFGRTVHSLINAMVRYPNVKFILISPPELRIPDNIRDDVLIANNVPFEEVGNLDDALGQLDILYMTRVQKERFFNEEDYIRLKDCYILDKKKMKLAKEDMYVLHPLPRVNEISVEVDDDPRAAYFKQAQYGVYVRMALIMRLLEVQKPC, via the coding sequence ATGAGACATTTATTGAATCCCTTAGACTTCTCTGTGGAAGAAATTGATGACCTTCTGGCCCTTGCAAGGGACATTGAACAGAATCTTCCAGGATACGCCCATGTATGTGACGGCAAGAAACTGGCCACCCTTTTCTATGAGCCAAGTACACGGACACGTTTAAGCTTTGAGGCTGCCATGCTGAACCTGGGCGGCAATGTATTAGGTTTTTCATCCGCCAATTCCAGTTCTGCCGCAAAAGGCGAAAGCGTGGCCGATACCATCCGCATGATTTCCTGTTATGCTGACATCTGCGCCATGAGGCATCCAAAGGAAGGCGCTGCATTTGTAGCTGCCCAGAAGGCCCAGATTCCAGTTATCAACGCAGGGGACGGAGGCCATCAGCATCCCACCCAGACCTTGACCGACCTTATGACCATCCGTTCCATGAAGGGACGTCTGGACAACCTGACCGTGGGCTTCTGCGGAGACCTGAAATTCGGCCGTACCGTACATTCCTTAATCAATGCCATGGTCCGCTACCCCAATGTCAAATTCATACTGATATCCCCGCCTGAGCTGCGCATCCCGGACAACATCCGCGACGACGTGCTCATTGCAAATAACGTTCCCTTTGAGGAGGTGGGCAACCTGGACGACGCTCTGGGCCAGTTAGACATACTCTACATGACACGTGTGCAGAAGGAACGCTTCTTCAACGAGGAAGATTACATCCGTTTGAAAGACTGCTATATTTTGGATAAAAAGAAAATGAAACTTGCCAAGGAAGACATGTATGTGCTCCATCCGCTTCCCAGGGTAAATGAAATCTCCGTGGAAGTGGATGACGACCCAAGGGCTGCCTACTTCAAGCAGGCACAGTACGGTGTATATGTGCGTATGGCATTGATCATGAGATTACTGGAGGTGCAGAAACCATGTTAA
- a CDS encoding aspartate carbamoyltransferase regulatory subunit, which translates to MLNISGLQEGIVLDHIEAGKSLDIYYHLGLDKLECQVAIIKNARSNKMGRKDIIKIEGGLDTVDLKVLGYIDHNITVNIIRGDRIAEKRALKLPKKITNVIQCKNPRCITSIEQELPHIFYLADEKAEVYRCQYCEEKYSEFK; encoded by the coding sequence ATGTTAAATATCAGCGGATTACAAGAAGGCATTGTCCTGGACCACATTGAGGCGGGAAAAAGCCTGGACATCTACTATCACCTGGGTCTGGACAAGCTGGAATGCCAGGTAGCCATCATCAAAAACGCCCGCAGCAATAAGATGGGACGCAAGGACATCATTAAAATCGAAGGTGGCCTGGATACGGTTGACTTAAAGGTATTGGGCTACATTGACCACAACATCACAGTGAACATTATCCGCGGCGACAGGATTGCTGAGAAGCGCGCCTTAAAGCTTCCCAAGAAAATCACCAATGTGATTCAGTGCAAGAACCCCCGCTGCATCACATCCATTGAGCAGGAGCTTCCTCATATCTTCTACCTGGCAGATGAAAAGGCAGAGGTTTACCGCTGCCAGTACTGCGAAGAGAAGTACAGCGAATTTAAATAG
- a CDS encoding ISL3 family transposase produces MYPNYTKAFLNLEGVFIKKVVQADSFIKIFIQSQPVEQTCPCCGAKTKRIHDYRLQEVQDIPLLGKQVILLLRKRRYLCPYCRKRFTEPYSFLPSYHRRTRRLAFYIVSLLRQTFSLKQIAELTGVSVQTVCRLLDTICYPPPDQLPQALSIDEFKGNASTGKYQCFLVDPKKRRILDILPDRTQSHLADYWRNIPRKERLKVKFFVCDMWRPYTELAQTFFPNATIIVDKYHFIRQVTWAIENVRKRLQRSMPVSLRKYYKRSRKLILTRYKKLKDENKQACDLMLHYSEDLRLAHRMKEWFYDICQMEAYRQQQREFDDWIANAQSCGIKEFEACAKTYRAWRKEILNAFKYGLTNGPTEGFNNKIKVLKRSSYGIRNFKRFRTRILHCTS; encoded by the coding sequence ATGTACCCTAATTATACCAAGGCTTTCCTTAACTTGGAAGGTGTTTTTATTAAAAAAGTGGTTCAGGCAGACTCTTTCATTAAAATTTTCATCCAGTCCCAACCGGTAGAACAGACTTGTCCCTGCTGTGGGGCTAAAACTAAACGGATTCATGATTACCGTTTACAAGAAGTCCAGGACATTCCCTTACTGGGAAAACAAGTAATCCTGCTCCTTCGCAAACGCCGCTACCTCTGCCCATACTGCCGCAAACGGTTCACGGAACCCTATTCGTTCCTCCCCAGCTACCACCGCAGGACCCGCAGACTGGCATTTTACATTGTCTCCCTGCTCCGGCAGACCTTTTCCTTAAAACAGATCGCAGAGCTTACCGGTGTTTCCGTCCAGACGGTCTGCCGCCTTCTGGACACGATTTGCTATCCTCCGCCTGACCAGCTTCCACAAGCGCTTTCCATTGACGAATTCAAAGGCAATGCTTCTACCGGTAAATATCAGTGCTTTCTGGTTGATCCGAAAAAGCGCCGGATCCTCGACATTCTCCCGGATCGGACACAGAGCCATCTGGCTGATTATTGGCGGAACATTCCCAGGAAAGAACGCCTGAAGGTAAAGTTCTTCGTCTGCGATATGTGGCGCCCCTACACCGAACTTGCACAGACCTTCTTTCCAAACGCTACAATCATCGTGGATAAATATCATTTCATCCGGCAGGTGACATGGGCGATTGAAAATGTACGCAAACGGCTGCAGCGCTCCATGCCGGTTTCTCTGCGTAAGTATTATAAACGCAGCCGGAAACTCATTCTGACCCGCTATAAAAAGCTGAAGGATGAGAACAAACAGGCCTGTGATTTAATGCTTCACTATAGCGAGGATCTGCGTCTGGCACACCGCATGAAAGAGTGGTTTTATGATATCTGCCAGATGGAAGCGTATCGTCAGCAGCAGAGGGAATTTGATGACTGGATTGCGAATGCACAGAGCTGTGGGATTAAGGAATTTGAGGCCTGTGCTAAGACCTACAGGGCCTGGCGAAAAGAAATCCTGAATGCCTTTAAATACGGATTGACAAATGGTCCCACAGAAGGATTTAACAACAAGATAAAGGTGTTAAAACGGAGCAGCTACGGAATCCGGAATTTCAAACGGTTCCGAACCCGGATACTTCACTGTACATCATAG
- a CDS encoding DUF5684 domain-containing protein: MKELSILLMGMSLIFMFVIAVVLVLYILAYWMIFRKAGEAGWKALIPFYGTYIEYKLFWNNRMFVLWLIMALIAASLRFVSGPGAMAAQLAYFGVSVMHILISVKMSYSFGHGVGYALGLTFLTPIFLLILAFDESVYIGPGGKKETDREMYL, translated from the coding sequence TTGAAAGAACTGAGTATACTGCTCATGGGGATGTCGCTGATTTTTATGTTTGTAATTGCGGTGGTGCTTGTCCTCTACATCCTGGCTTACTGGATGATATTCAGAAAGGCAGGGGAAGCAGGATGGAAAGCCCTGATACCGTTTTACGGCACCTATATAGAGTATAAGCTTTTCTGGAATAACAGGATGTTTGTCCTGTGGCTCATCATGGCATTGATTGCTGCGTCCTTGCGGTTTGTGTCCGGTCCCGGCGCCATGGCGGCCCAACTGGCTTATTTCGGCGTTTCGGTTATGCATATTCTGATATCCGTTAAGATGTCCTATTCCTTTGGACATGGGGTAGGGTATGCGCTGGGGCTTACTTTCCTTACCCCCATATTCCTGTTAATTCTGGCCTTTGATGAATCTGTCTACATAGGCCCGGGAGGAAAAAAGGAAACAGACAGGGAAATGTATCTGTAG